In Bos indicus isolate NIAB-ARS_2022 breed Sahiwal x Tharparkar chromosome 19, NIAB-ARS_B.indTharparkar_mat_pri_1.0, whole genome shotgun sequence, the following proteins share a genomic window:
- the AARSD1 gene encoding alanyl-tRNA editing protein Aarsd1 isoform X1 yields the protein MAFRCQRDSYAREFTTTVVSCRPAELHTEESNGKKEVLSGFQVVLEDTLLFPEGGGQPDDRGTINDISVLRVTRRGTQADHFTQTPLTPGTEVQVRVDWERRFDHMQQHSGQHLITAVADDLFGLKTTSWELGRLRSVIELDSPTVTAEQVAAIERSVNEKIRDRLPVNVRELSLDDPEVEQVRGRGLPDDHAGPIRVVTIQSVDSNMCCGTHVSNLSDLQVIKILGTEKGKKNKTNLIFLAGNRVLKWMERSHGIEKALTALLKCGAEDHVEAVKKLQNSSKLLQKNNLNLLRDLAVHIAHSLRNSPDWGGVITLHRKGGGEASWRSWAACNFPAPFAAWSQVCALCFRKDGDSEFMNIIANEIGSEETLLFLTVGDEKGAGLFLLAGPAEAVETLGPRVSEVLEGKGAGKKGRFQGKATKMSRRAEVQALLQDYISTQSAEE from the exons ATGGCGTTTCGGTGTCAGCGGGACAGCTACGCCAGAGAG TTCACCACCACCGTGGTCTCCTGCCGTCCCGCGGAGCTGCACACCGAAGAAAGCAACGGCAAGAAGGAAGTGCTGAGCGGTTTCCAAGTGGTACTGGAAGACACGCTGCTTTTCCCCGAGGGCGGGGGACAG CCTGATGACCGTGGTACAATCAATGACATCTCTGTGCTGAGAGTGACTCGCCGGGGCACCCAGGCTGATCATTTCACCCAGACGCCCCTGACCCCTGGGACTGAGGTTCAAGTCCGGGTGGACTGGGAACGGAGGTTTGACCACATGCAGCAGCATTCAG GGCAGCATCTCATCACCGCAGTTGCTGATGATCTTTTTGGGCTGAAGACAACATCATG GGAGTTGGGGCGACTCCGGAGTGTCATTGAGCTGGACAGCCCCACTGTGACTGCAGAGCAAGTAGCTGCCATCGAGCGGAGTGTCAATGAAAAAATCCGAGACCGGCTGCCAGTGAATGTGCGAGAACTGAGCCTGGATGATCCAGAGGTGGAGCAG GTGAGGGGCCGGGGTTTGCCAGATGATCACGCTGGGCCTATTCGAGTTGTTACCATCCAGAGCGTTGATTCCAACATGTGTTGCGGGACCCATGTGAGCAATCTCAGTGACCTTCAG GTCATTAAAATTCTGGGCActgagaaggggaaaaagaacaaaaccaacCTGATCTTCCTGGCTGGGAACCGGGTGCTGAAGTGGATGGAGAGGAGTCATGGCATTGAGAAGGCGCTCACAGCTCTGCTGAA GTGTGGAGCAGAGGACCACGTGGAAGCAGTGAAGAAGCTGCAGAACTCCAGCAAGCTCCTGCAGAAG AACAACCTGAATCTGCTCAGAGACCTGGCTGTGCACATTGCCCACAGCCTTAGGAACAGCCCGGACTGGGGAGGTGTGATCACATTACACAG GAAAGGCGGCGGGGAGGCCAGTTGGAGGAGCTGGGCTGCCTGCAATTTCCCAGCCCCATTTGCAGCCTGGTCTCAGGTCTGTGCCCTTTGTTTTAGGAAGGACGGCGATTCTGAGTTCATGAATATCATCGCCAATGAGATTGGGTCAGAG GAGACCCTCCTCTTCTTAACTGTGGGCGATGAGAAAGGTGCGGGACTCTTCTTACTGGCAGGACCAGCTGAGGCTGTGGAGACCCTGGGGCCCAG AGTGTCTGAGGTGCTGGAAGGCAAGGGAGCTGGGAAGAAAGGCCGCTTTCAGGGCAAGGCCACCAAGATGAGCCGGCGGGCAGAGGTGCAGGCGCTTCTCCAGGACTACATCAGCACGCAGAGCGCAGAGGAGTGA
- the AARSD1 gene encoding alanyl-tRNA editing protein Aarsd1 isoform X2 — MAFRCQRDSYAREFTTTVVSCRPAELHTEESNGKKEVLSGFQVVLEDTLLFPEGGGQPDDRGTINDISVLRVTRRGTQADHFTQTPLTPGTEVQVRVDWERRFDHMQQHSGQHLITAVADDLFGLKTTSWELGRLRSVIELDSPTVTAEQVAAIERSVNEKIRDRLPVNVRELSLDDPEVEQVRGRGLPDDHAGPIRVVTIQSVDSNMCCGTHVSNLSDLQVIKILGTEKGKKNKTNLIFLAGNRVLKWMERSHGIEKALTALLKCGAEDHVEAVKKLQNSSKLLQKNNLNLLRDLAVHIAHSLRNSPDWGGVITLHRKDGDSEFMNIIANEIGSEETLLFLTVGDEKGAGLFLLAGPAEAVETLGPRVSEVLEGKGAGKKGRFQGKATKMSRRAEVQALLQDYISTQSAEE; from the exons ATGGCGTTTCGGTGTCAGCGGGACAGCTACGCCAGAGAG TTCACCACCACCGTGGTCTCCTGCCGTCCCGCGGAGCTGCACACCGAAGAAAGCAACGGCAAGAAGGAAGTGCTGAGCGGTTTCCAAGTGGTACTGGAAGACACGCTGCTTTTCCCCGAGGGCGGGGGACAG CCTGATGACCGTGGTACAATCAATGACATCTCTGTGCTGAGAGTGACTCGCCGGGGCACCCAGGCTGATCATTTCACCCAGACGCCCCTGACCCCTGGGACTGAGGTTCAAGTCCGGGTGGACTGGGAACGGAGGTTTGACCACATGCAGCAGCATTCAG GGCAGCATCTCATCACCGCAGTTGCTGATGATCTTTTTGGGCTGAAGACAACATCATG GGAGTTGGGGCGACTCCGGAGTGTCATTGAGCTGGACAGCCCCACTGTGACTGCAGAGCAAGTAGCTGCCATCGAGCGGAGTGTCAATGAAAAAATCCGAGACCGGCTGCCAGTGAATGTGCGAGAACTGAGCCTGGATGATCCAGAGGTGGAGCAG GTGAGGGGCCGGGGTTTGCCAGATGATCACGCTGGGCCTATTCGAGTTGTTACCATCCAGAGCGTTGATTCCAACATGTGTTGCGGGACCCATGTGAGCAATCTCAGTGACCTTCAG GTCATTAAAATTCTGGGCActgagaaggggaaaaagaacaaaaccaacCTGATCTTCCTGGCTGGGAACCGGGTGCTGAAGTGGATGGAGAGGAGTCATGGCATTGAGAAGGCGCTCACAGCTCTGCTGAA GTGTGGAGCAGAGGACCACGTGGAAGCAGTGAAGAAGCTGCAGAACTCCAGCAAGCTCCTGCAGAAG AACAACCTGAATCTGCTCAGAGACCTGGCTGTGCACATTGCCCACAGCCTTAGGAACAGCCCGGACTGGGGAGGTGTGATCACATTACACAG GAAGGACGGCGATTCTGAGTTCATGAATATCATCGCCAATGAGATTGGGTCAGAG GAGACCCTCCTCTTCTTAACTGTGGGCGATGAGAAAGGTGCGGGACTCTTCTTACTGGCAGGACCAGCTGAGGCTGTGGAGACCCTGGGGCCCAG AGTGTCTGAGGTGCTGGAAGGCAAGGGAGCTGGGAAGAAAGGCCGCTTTCAGGGCAAGGCCACCAAGATGAGCCGGCGGGCAGAGGTGCAGGCGCTTCTCCAGGACTACATCAGCACGCAGAGCGCAGAGGAGTGA